The Nostoc sp. PCC 7524 nucleotide sequence TTTAAGCTGTTTGTGCGCCTGGTTGACCGTTTTCCACTACAAAGGAAGCTAGGGTACTAACGGTAGCATTTTGGTCAAGAATACTGGAAACAACGCGATAATCACTTTGCCACTTATCTCTAGTCAATTTGCAACGCACATAACCCCGGTTAGCACCATCAAAGAATTTTGTATGGGGGTTATCGCTGAGTGCGGCTTGCACTGGTGCAATAAATTGGGTGGGAAAGTCAGAAGAAATGGAAGTACAAATAAATTCAGTACCGATGGTTGCTGATAGGGGATTATTAAAATCAGCTTTTAAATCATGTACCCAACTGGAATGAATATCTCCAGTAATCACCACTGGGTTAGAAGGTTGGCGCTGTTCTAAAAATCTTAACAGGCGATCGCGCGCAGCAACATAACCATCCCACTGATCTACATTAAATAGTCCTATCCCTGGTCGGGGATCAAAATCAAATTGCGCCAGCATGGTTTGTTGTGCAATCACATTCCACCTTGCTTGTGATTTGTCTAATCCCCTCAACAGCCAAGCTTCCTGTCTTGCACCTGTCATCGTCGCCTTGGGATCTACAGCCGCATCACACAGGGGTTTGAGTCCGTCACCACAAGGTTGATCTGTACGGTACTGGCGAGTATCTAGGACGTTGAACTCAGCTAAATCACCGAAAGTAAACCGCCGATACAGCAGCATACTAGATTTTTTTGGTAAGGAAGATAGGCGCAATGGCATATGCTCATAATATGCTTGGTAAGCATTGGCTCGTCGAGTGATAAATGCTTCGCGACTTTGACTATCTTCTGGTATGACGTTGGCGTAGTTGTTATCTACCTCATGATCATCCCAAGTAACTACCCAAGGGAAGTTAGTATGAACCGCTTGTAAATTTACGTCGGTTCTATACAACGCATAACGGTTGCGGTAGTCATCTAGAGTAATAATTTCTGGGCCGATGTGTTGACGTGGCGCACCAGTTTCGGGGCCATATTCGTAGATGTAGTCACCCAAATGCACAACTAAATCTAAGTCTTCTTCAGCCATGTGTTTGTAGGCTGTATAAAAGCCGTTTTGCCAATCTTGGCAGGAGGCAAAAGCAAAGTTTAGCTGTGTAATAGAACTATAGAGTGCAGGGGCTGTACGAGTGCGGCCAATAGGACTGACTTCATTACCAACTTTAAATTGATACCAGTACCAACGATGAGGTTCTAATCCCCGCACATCGACGTGTACAGAGTGTCCCAGTTCTGGTGTTGCCAAAACTGTGCCTTTTTGTACAACCTGAGTCATGTTTTCATCCCGTGCAATTTGCCATTGTACGGGTACATTTACAGGACGCATCCCGCCACCATTGAGCGGTTCTGGTGCGAGACGAGTCCATAACACCACACTATCCGGTAGAGGATCACCAGAGGCGACACCAAGCTTAAATGGATAGTCAGAAAATCTACCTTGCGCCATTACAGGTCGCCATTGGCTAGTAACGGCCAACCCTGAAACAAATCCAGCACCTATTAAAAAATTACGCCGTTTGAGCAGGCGATCGCCTATAAATTCCATACTCACCCCTACTAAGATTTAAATTGGCTAGCTGTAACTTAATTTGCAACCAAGCACAAAGACGCTAGCAACCTAGAATCAAAACAGGATTAAGAAATTGTTAAGACAACACCAAATTATTCACACTACTCATTAATTCAGACAAGCTTTTAAACATTCTGCTAAAACCTGTACATGAGGTTCTAAAACAAACGAATAATGATTTCCTGGCACATCAATAATATTAATTTCCTCTGCTGCCATTACAGAAAATAACTCCACCCAAACTAAAGTGGGATCAGGAGCCATAATATGTTTCTCCCTAGCTCTAAAAATTGTTACTTTTCCAGGATATGGCTGTCTTTTATAGGAATAAGTTGCTTTTAAAGTTCCCACCAATACATCTAAAATGCGGCGATTATTTTGACGTTCCACACCAGGAGGAAAAATTTTCGCTTTTCTGGCTTTGTCAATGATATAATTAATTTTTTCTTCTAAACTTAAATGCTGGATTTCTTCTGGTGTAACTAAATTATCTTGACCAAACATTCCCCCGAAGACTCTAGAAAGTACACCCACGAGATAAACATCATCAATTTGTTTTTGTTTATCTAATAAAATGGGTACGTAAGAATCAAGTATGGCTAACAAAGATACTTCTTGTCCTTGCTTTATTAGCTGCTGTGCTACCTCATAAGCAACCACTCCCCCAAACGACCAACCCCCTAATTGATAAGGCCCTTGGGGTTGAAATTCTCTGATAGTTTTCACATAGAGGCTGGCCATATCTTCAACTTTAGTTAAAGGTTCCTCTTTCCCATAAAAACCCTGAGCTTGCAAACCATAAAACGGTTGTTCATTGCCCATGTTATGGGCTAATTTGAAGTAACATAAAACATGACCACCGGCAGGATGTATACAAAAGAAAGGTTGCTTCTTACCTTGTGGCTGAATGGGAACTAAAGGAGAATTCTGAATCAGATTACTGGAATCTTGAATAACTGCTGCTAAATCTGTAATTACTGGGTTCTTTAATAGTGTTGCTAGAGGGATTTCTTTTCCAAAATCTTGTTCAATTTTAGAGATTAAATGTAGTGCTTTAAGTGAATTTCCACCTAACGCGAAAAAGTTATCTTTTACTCCTATTTGTGGTAAATTTAGGATGTCTGACCAAATTTTTACTAATTGTGCTTCTACTTGATTACGAGGAGCGACAAAATCATTAATTTCAATGAAATGAGAAATATCAGGTTGTGGTAAAGCTTTACGGTCTACTTTTCCACTAGGAGTTAAAGGTAGTGCTTCCAGCATGACAAAAGCGGCTGGAATCATAAAATCAGGTAGCTTTGCTTTCAAAAAATCACGTAGGCTGTTAAGTGTTGGTTTTTCTGAATCGTAGGTAATGTAAGCAACAAGTTGTTTTTCTAAATTTTGATGATTACGCGCAATAATTACAGCTTCTCGCACTTGCGAATGTAAGCAGAGAGTATTTTCAATTTCGCCAATTTCAATCCGATAACCTCGGATTTTTACTTGATAGTCTACTCTGCCAATATATTCAAGATTGCCATCTGGTAAATAACGAGCTAAATCACCAGTTTTGTAGAGACGTTCCGATACTAATTTTGATTTTTTAAAAGGATTGGGAATAAATTTTTCATTAGTTAATTCTGGACGATTCCAGTAACCACGTGCTACGCCGACACCACCAATATACATTTCACCGATGACACCGACATCTACAGGCTGCAAGTGTTCATTAAGGATGTAAATTTGGGTGTTAGCAATGGGACGACCAATTGGTACAGTTTTTAAATTACTGTGCTTTTGACACTGCCAAAAAGTGACATCAATAGCTGCTTCTGTAGGGCCGTACAGGTTATATAATTCGCAGTCCAAACGCTCAAAAAATCTATTTTGTAAATCTACAGGTAAAGCTTCACCACTACAAATTACTCTTTGAAGAGAAGTACATTTTTCTATACCACGACTAGCTAAAAACATTTGCAGCATGGAGGGGACAAAATGCACAGTAGTGATTTGCTCTTGAATAATCAGATTAATTAAATAATTACTATCTCTATGTCCACCCGGTTGAGCAATTACTAGGCGCGCGCCTGTTAATAAAGTCCAAAAGAATTCCCAGACAGAGACATCAAAGCTAAAAGGTGTTTTTTGTAAAATGCTATCTGTAGAATTTATTTGATAAGTTTCTTGCATCCACAGCAAGCGATTACATATACCTTTGTGGGTGTTCATTGCACCCTTGGGTTTACCAGTAGAACCAGAAGTGTAGATGACATAAGCAAGATTATCTGCTTTTACTTCACTTTGGGGATTAGTCTTTGGTTGTGTAGAAATTTTGTTCCATTCTGTATCTACACAAATAGTATGTGCTTGATGGTGGGGAATTTGATTTAGTAATTTTTCTTGGGTTAGTAATACCTGAATTTGGGAATCTTCTAGCATATAAGCTATGCGTTCTTGGGGATATTCTGGGTCAATGGGTACATAAGCACCACCAGCTTTGAGAATTCCCAATAAACACACAACCATTTCTAAGGAACGTTCTAGACAAACACCAACTAATGTTTCTTGTTGAACTCCTAGTGTGTGTAAATGATGTGCTAGTTGATTGGCTCTATTATTTAATTCTTGATAGGTTATTTGTTGCTGTTCAAACTTTACAGCTATGGCGTTGGGGGTGCGTTCTACTT carries:
- a CDS encoding alkaline phosphatase D family protein, coding for MEFIGDRLLKRRNFLIGAGFVSGLAVTSQWRPVMAQGRFSDYPFKLGVASGDPLPDSVVLWTRLAPEPLNGGGMRPVNVPVQWQIARDENMTQVVQKGTVLATPELGHSVHVDVRGLEPHRWYWYQFKVGNEVSPIGRTRTAPALYSSITQLNFAFASCQDWQNGFYTAYKHMAEEDLDLVVHLGDYIYEYGPETGAPRQHIGPEIITLDDYRNRYALYRTDVNLQAVHTNFPWVVTWDDHEVDNNYANVIPEDSQSREAFITRRANAYQAYYEHMPLRLSSLPKKSSMLLYRRFTFGDLAEFNVLDTRQYRTDQPCGDGLKPLCDAAVDPKATMTGARQEAWLLRGLDKSQARWNVIAQQTMLAQFDFDPRPGIGLFNVDQWDGYVAARDRLLRFLEQRQPSNPVVITGDIHSSWVHDLKADFNNPLSATIGTEFICTSISSDFPTQFIAPVQAALSDNPHTKFFDGANRGYVRCKLTRDKWQSDYRVVSSILDQNATVSTLASFVVENGQPGAQTA